Within Sphingomonas piscis, the genomic segment CAGTCGCGGAAGTCGTCCGGGGGCAGCAGGACTGGGAGCTTGGGCCGGAGCCGCCCGCTCGCGAATATGACGGCGAGTTCGTCGACGACTAGCAGCCGCGGGCGCTATTCCTGCGCCGCCCGGGCCGCGCGGGCGGTTTCGTTGAGCTGACTCAACGTGGCGTCGTATCGGTTTTCTCGCTCGGCGTTGCGGAGGAAGCTGACCCGCTCGACCAGGATTTCCGGCGGGGTGGGCTGCTGCTGAAAAAGGTTCATCACTTCATCGATGAATGCGCGCAGCGGCATATATCCTTGGCGGGTCGACTGGCCCGGCGTCAGGTCGGTCTGGACACCGGGAGGAGCAAGCTCGATCACTTCGACCCTGCCTTTCAGCTCTTCACGGAGGGAGGCGGTGTAAGAGTGGATCGCGGCCTTGCTCGCCGAATAGGTGGGAGCGAGGGTGAAGGGCACGAACGCCAAACCAGAAGTAACGTTGACGATCGTCCCGTCCCCGCACGCGATCAGGTGATCGATGAAGGCGTTTGTGACGCGGATCGGCCCCAGGATGTTGGTTGTGACCGTCTCTTCGGCGTCGTTGAGGTCGCGGCCGCGGTCGAGCGGCTCGTCGCGCATGATGCCGGCATTGTTGATGATGACGTTCAGGCCCGGATGCTGGGCAAGGACGGAGCGGGCAAAATCCTGAATGGCTTGCGGGTCGGTGACGTCGAGCTCGGCGGCATGGAGCTTGTCTCGGCCGGCAACCGTCTCCTCCAGCGCCGATCTACGGCGGCCGGTGACGATCACCGTATTGCCGAGATCGTGGAAGCGCTGAGCGAGCTCTCGGCCGATGCCGCTGCCGCCGCCGGTGATCAGGATGGTGTTGCCGCTGCTCTTCATGGACGCGTTCCCTTGTCGGTGTGCCGCCAGTGTGGGGAGCGCGGCCGCCGACTTCCAGAGCGTCACGAGTTTTTGGGCCGAGGGCATGAACGCCCCCGGCCCCATCCGGGAGGGAGAGGGGAGATGTCCCGGTGTGAGGATGGATATGGGGGCACGATGCGCCAAATTCATGTCGCCCCA encodes:
- a CDS encoding SDR family oxidoreductase — encoded protein: MKSSGNTILITGGGSGIGRELAQRFHDLGNTVIVTGRRRSALEETVAGRDKLHAAELDVTDPQAIQDFARSVLAQHPGLNVIINNAGIMRDEPLDRGRDLNDAEETVTTNILGPIRVTNAFIDHLIACGDGTIVNVTSGLAFVPFTLAPTYSASKAAIHSYTASLREELKGRVEVIELAPPGVQTDLTPGQSTRQGYMPLRAFIDEVMNLFQQQPTPPEILVERVSFLRNAERENRYDATLSQLNETARAARAAQE